A window of Costertonia aggregata contains these coding sequences:
- the dtd gene encoding D-aminoacyl-tRNA deacylase: MRAVIQRVARASVKVDSEVISQMGEGVLVLLGIEASDDPEDVEWLSKKIVNLRIFDDGEGLMNESLLNTGGDIIVVSQFTLHAATKKGNRPSYIKAAKPHIAVPLYEAFIKQVETDLGKKVGTGIFGADMKVDLLNDGPVTILIDTKNKE; this comes from the coding sequence ATGAGAGCGGTAATCCAAAGAGTGGCTAGAGCTAGCGTAAAAGTAGATTCAGAAGTAATTTCCCAAATGGGTGAAGGGGTCTTGGTTCTCTTGGGGATAGAAGCAAGCGATGATCCGGAAGATGTTGAATGGTTGTCCAAAAAAATCGTAAACCTTCGTATTTTTGATGACGGGGAAGGTCTTATGAATGAATCTTTGTTGAACACAGGTGGTGATATCATCGTGGTTAGCCAATTTACGTTGCATGCCGCGACCAAAAAAGGAAACCGACCTTCGTACATTAAAGCGGCCAAACCACATATTGCAGTTCCGTTATACGAAGCATTTATAAAACAGGTGGAAACCGATTTGGGCAAAAAAGTCGGCACAGGAATTTTTGGCGCCGACATGAAAGTAGACCTGCTCAACGATGGTCCGGTTACCATACTCATAGATACCAAGAACAAAGAATAA
- a CDS encoding prephenate dehydratase translates to MSLKIAIQGIRGSNHHQVAKDYFGEDIALVECLSFDSLVDHVLNRRADKGVMAIENSIAGSIIPNYALVYQNNLHIIGEHYLNIHHNLMVYKGQTMEDIEEVHSHPMALLQCKEFLKAHSHIKLVEAVDTAETAQRIQREKLHKIAAIAPKAAAQLYDLDIIASEIQTITNNSTRFIVVKTQNKELPKTEINKASLRFVTDHKRGSLATVLNVMSDCNLNLTKIQSLPIIETPWKYAFFVDITFDAYDSFEKAKSLLHIMTEDFRVLGEYKNARI, encoded by the coding sequence ATGAGTTTAAAAATAGCCATACAGGGCATAAGGGGCTCTAATCACCATCAAGTGGCCAAAGATTATTTTGGGGAAGATATAGCGTTGGTCGAATGCCTTTCGTTCGATAGTTTGGTGGATCATGTGCTGAACAGAAGAGCCGATAAGGGGGTCATGGCCATTGAAAACTCAATCGCAGGTTCTATTATTCCCAACTATGCATTGGTGTATCAAAACAATTTGCACATCATCGGTGAACACTATTTGAACATACACCATAATTTGATGGTGTACAAAGGGCAAACAATGGAAGATATCGAAGAGGTACACTCACACCCAATGGCCCTATTGCAATGCAAGGAATTTTTAAAGGCACATTCGCACATTAAACTCGTTGAAGCCGTGGATACGGCAGAAACCGCACAAAGAATACAAAGGGAAAAGCTACATAAAATAGCTGCCATAGCCCCCAAAGCTGCCGCCCAATTGTATGATTTGGATATCATTGCTTCCGAAATACAGACGATCACCAATAATTCTACCCGCTTTATCGTGGTCAAAACACAAAATAAGGAGCTTCCCAAAACGGAAATCAACAAAGCATCCTTACGTTTTGTTACCGATCATAAACGAGGTAGTTTGGCAACGGTACTTAACGTGATGAGCGATTGTAATTTGAACCTTACCAAAATTCAGTCCCTTCCCATTATAGAAACACCGTGGAAGTATGCTTTTTTCGTGGATATAACCTTTGATGCCTATGATAGCTTTGAAAAAGCAAAATCGCTGCTTCATATTATGACTGAGGATTTTAGGGTGCTTGGAGAATATAAAAATGCCAGAATATGA
- the rsgA gene encoding ribosome small subunit-dependent GTPase A gives MIGTVYKSTGSWYNVKTDKGVFYECRIKGKLRIKGIKSTNPVAVGDVVVFELENTGDETLGVISDIVDRKNYIIRKSVNLSKQTHIIAANLDQVFLLVTLNNPVTYSIFIDRFLVTAEAYHIPAVLLFNKIDVYNDDELTEIKYLAALYRKIGYTCIGISAKTGKNVNKVKELMLKKTSMFAGHSGVGKSTLINAIDPNLTLKTAEISQQHLQGQHTTTFAEMFDLDFDGRIIDTPGIKGFGIVDMQPSEIGDYFPEFFELKEHCKFNNCMHLDEPKCAVKDALEDNKVSWSRYRSYVQMITGEDENYRIDLYGEKK, from the coding sequence ATGATAGGAACCGTATATAAATCCACTGGCAGTTGGTACAATGTAAAGACAGATAAAGGTGTTTTTTACGAGTGTAGAATAAAGGGAAAACTACGTATTAAAGGTATAAAAAGTACTAATCCGGTTGCCGTGGGGGACGTTGTTGTATTTGAGCTTGAAAATACGGGAGATGAAACCTTGGGTGTCATATCCGATATAGTAGATAGAAAGAACTATATCATCCGTAAGTCCGTAAATCTTTCCAAACAAACTCATATAATAGCGGCAAATTTAGATCAGGTTTTTCTTTTGGTAACCTTGAACAACCCTGTTACTTACAGTATTTTTATCGATCGATTTTTGGTTACCGCCGAGGCCTATCACATACCAGCTGTATTACTTTTTAATAAAATAGATGTTTATAATGATGATGAATTGACCGAGATAAAATACCTCGCCGCCTTATATAGAAAAATAGGATATACCTGTATCGGCATATCGGCAAAAACAGGGAAAAATGTAAACAAGGTCAAAGAGCTTATGCTAAAAAAGACCAGTATGTTCGCGGGCCATTCTGGCGTAGGCAAATCAACTTTGATAAATGCGATAGACCCTAACCTGACATTAAAGACCGCTGAAATATCACAGCAACACCTGCAAGGGCAGCACACGACCACATTTGCGGAAATGTTCGATTTGGATTTTGATGGCAGAATAATTGATACACCTGGCATAAAAGGTTTTGGTATTGTAGATATGCAACCTTCGGAAATAGGGGATTATTTTCCGGAATTCTTCGAATTAAAAGAACATTGCAAATTCAACAACTGCATGCATTTGGACGAACCTAAATGTGCGGTAAAAGATGCTTTGGAAGATAATAAGGTCTCATGGAGCCGTTACAGGAGCTATGTGCAAATGATAACGGGTGAAGATGAAAATTACAGGATCGACCTATATGGCGAAAAAAAATGA
- a CDS encoding bifunctional 3-deoxy-7-phosphoheptulonate synthase/chorismate mutase type II, producing MENTREMRTWLDDMKLDHPLVIAGPCSAETEEQVLKIAHELKDTDVNYYRAGIWKPRTRPGNFEGVGALGLKWLQKVKQETGLKTATEVANRAHVELALEHDVDLLWIGARSTVSPFIMQELADALQGTDKIVLVKNPVNPDLALWLGGIERLHTAGIKKLGAIHRGFSTYEKTKYRNIPEWQLAIEFQNKFPDLPLINDPSHITGKRDMIFDVSQTALDLNFDGLMIETHFDPDNAWSDAAQQVTPAKLVQIMKDLRIRKETDEEAEYNSKLSNLRAQIDVIDSQLIDTMGKRMKISDSIGELKKQKNVAVLQSNRWNQILGAMILEGESKGLSEEFVLKMFKAIHQESINHQEKVINS from the coding sequence ATGGAGAATACAAGAGAAATGAGAACATGGTTGGATGATATGAAATTGGACCATCCCCTGGTAATCGCAGGACCATGTAGTGCCGAAACCGAGGAACAAGTGCTGAAAATTGCACACGAACTTAAAGATACCGATGTAAACTATTACCGTGCAGGAATCTGGAAGCCAAGAACGCGCCCTGGTAATTTTGAAGGCGTAGGTGCTTTGGGTTTAAAATGGTTGCAAAAAGTAAAGCAGGAAACCGGCTTAAAAACCGCAACCGAGGTTGCCAACCGTGCCCATGTGGAATTGGCCTTAGAGCATGATGTTGATCTGTTATGGATCGGTGCACGATCAACGGTTAGTCCGTTTATCATGCAAGAATTGGCCGATGCTTTGCAGGGTACAGACAAAATTGTTTTGGTGAAAAATCCTGTAAATCCCGATTTAGCCTTATGGTTGGGAGGTATAGAACGCTTGCATACGGCAGGTATCAAAAAATTAGGAGCCATCCATAGAGGATTTTCTACCTATGAGAAAACAAAATACAGAAATATTCCGGAATGGCAATTGGCCATTGAGTTCCAGAATAAATTTCCCGACTTGCCCTTGATCAACGACCCTTCGCACATTACCGGGAAAAGGGATATGATTTTTGATGTTTCGCAAACCGCGTTGGATTTGAATTTTGACGGTTTGATGATCGAAACACATTTTGACCCGGACAATGCGTGGAGCGATGCCGCGCAGCAAGTGACCCCGGCAAAATTAGTACAGATTATGAAAGATTTAAGGATACGCAAAGAAACCGACGAAGAAGCGGAATACAATAGCAAGTTGAGCAACCTACGTGCACAAATCGATGTTATTGATTCCCAATTGATAGACACCATGGGGAAAAGGATGAAAATCTCGGATAGTATCGGAGAGCTCAAAAAGCAGAAGAACGTAGCCGTGCTTCAGTCCAATAGATGGAACCAGATTTTGGGTGCCATGATTCTTGAAGGTGAATCCAAAGGGCTTAGCGAGGAGTTTGTGCTTAAGATGTTCAAGGCCATTCACCAGGAATCCATCAATCATCAAGAGAAAGTTATTAACTCATAA
- a CDS encoding pyridoxal phosphate-dependent aminotransferase — protein sequence MITTADRLKTVEEYYFSKKLREVRGLIANGRPIINMGIGSPDLAPSEEIIQSIQDAVLENGAHQYQSYQGLPELRTAMSTFYLKKFGVHLDGANEILPLMGSKEGIMHISMAFLNPGDEVLIPNPGYPTYTSVTKLVGAVPRMYDLTEAGAWLPNLQALSEENLSKVKIMWISYPNMPTGATISDKAMGKLVNFAKKHSILLVNDNPYSFVLNNNPTSILQVPDAKDTALELNSLSKTFNMAGWRVGMVAGSAEHINSILKVKSNMDSGMFYGIQKGAITALKSSDEWFKKLDALYASRRSSLFKLVELLNCEYDPNAAGMFVWAKLPKGSKAAEDFIDEVLYDKDIFIAPGTIFGSNGEGYIRFSLCVTEEKIKEAISRF from the coding sequence ATGATAACTACGGCTGATAGATTAAAAACTGTTGAGGAATACTACTTCTCCAAAAAATTGAGGGAAGTACGAGGGCTAATTGCCAATGGCAGACCTATTATCAATATGGGTATCGGCAGTCCCGATTTGGCACCTTCCGAAGAAATTATACAAAGTATTCAAGATGCCGTATTGGAAAACGGGGCGCACCAATACCAAAGCTATCAGGGGTTGCCCGAATTGAGAACTGCCATGTCAACCTTTTACCTTAAAAAGTTTGGGGTCCATTTGGATGGAGCCAATGAAATACTCCCCTTAATGGGTTCAAAAGAAGGCATAATGCATATTAGTATGGCCTTTTTAAACCCAGGAGATGAGGTGCTCATTCCCAACCCTGGCTACCCGACCTATACTTCGGTCACGAAATTGGTCGGTGCCGTTCCAAGAATGTATGATTTAACCGAGGCAGGTGCCTGGTTGCCCAATTTGCAGGCACTGTCTGAAGAAAATCTGTCCAAAGTAAAGATAATGTGGATAAGTTATCCCAATATGCCCACAGGTGCTACCATTAGCGATAAAGCCATGGGCAAACTTGTCAATTTTGCCAAAAAGCATAGCATATTGTTGGTAAATGACAACCCATACAGTTTTGTTTTGAATAATAATCCCACCAGTATCTTACAAGTACCCGATGCTAAGGATACCGCACTTGAACTAAATTCGCTCAGCAAAACTTTTAATATGGCCGGATGGCGTGTCGGCATGGTTGCTGGAAGTGCCGAACACATCAACTCGATACTTAAGGTAAAGAGCAATATGGATTCAGGCATGTTTTATGGAATTCAAAAAGGCGCCATAACCGCATTGAAAAGTTCGGATGAGTGGTTTAAGAAGTTAGATGCCTTGTATGCATCAAGGCGTAGTTCGCTATTTAAATTGGTTGAATTGTTGAACTGTGAGTATGACCCAAATGCTGCCGGTATGTTTGTATGGGCAAAACTGCCCAAAGGTAGCAAAGCAGCTGAGGACTTTATTGATGAAGTACTGTATGATAAGGATATTTTCATAGCTCCGGGTACTATATTTGGTAGTAACGGTGAAGGGTATATTCGGTTTTCGTTATGTGTTACCGAAGAAAAGATAAAGGAAGCGATCAGTAGATTTTAG
- a CDS encoding head GIN domain-containing protein: MKKAIVFFITILAVNVNAQRIVDKEVGNFNEVKVFDLVEVNLIKSDENRILIKGENVDDIKFVNKNGVLKLRMELEKKFTGEDTFIEVYYTQLDIIDANEGAQITCNALMEQDYIELRAQEGARIKAGLNVDNVDMRAVTGGILEVSGLAKRQNIVLNTGGIFEGRDLKSAVSSVKITAAGEAEVHASDKIDIKVKAGGDVYVYGNPKEVNKRTFAGGRIYMKD; this comes from the coding sequence ATGAAAAAAGCAATAGTATTTTTTATAACGATTTTAGCAGTCAATGTAAATGCTCAACGCATTGTTGACAAAGAGGTAGGTAATTTTAACGAAGTAAAGGTATTTGACCTTGTTGAAGTAAACCTTATCAAATCTGACGAAAACCGAATCTTAATCAAGGGCGAAAACGTTGATGATATCAAATTCGTGAATAAAAATGGTGTGTTGAAACTACGTATGGAACTTGAGAAAAAATTTACGGGAGAAGATACTTTTATAGAGGTATATTACACACAATTGGATATCATTGATGCAAACGAAGGGGCGCAAATAACCTGTAATGCACTTATGGAGCAGGATTATATTGAGTTGCGAGCGCAAGAAGGGGCGAGGATAAAAGCTGGGCTAAATGTAGATAACGTGGATATGAGAGCGGTAACGGGCGGCATCCTTGAAGTTTCCGGTTTGGCAAAACGCCAAAATATAGTGCTGAATACGGGTGGTATATTCGAAGGTAGGGATTTGAAATCCGCTGTGTCTAGCGTAAAAATCACGGCTGCCGGCGAAGCTGAAGTACATGCTTCCGATAAAATAGATATTAAGGTAAAAGCAGGTGGTGACGTGTATGTTTATGGCAATCCTAAAGAAGTCAATAAAAGAACCTTTGCAGGTGGGCGAATATACATGAAGGATTAG
- a CDS encoding outer membrane beta-barrel family protein has translation MQKNSFLFLVLFCSLINAQTSFTITGRVLDNDNKMITVGDVLLLADKDNTLIKYTILNELGFKLEDIASGTYRIQISSLGFETYERNLIVDRNKGLSIKLEPSTTTLEEVAVIAAKPITTNKRGDLKIDVTNPVFSSIPDPMELLSRLPSLQVSADRESVSVLGKGAPLMYMGNQRISMEEFYAVAVDDISSIEIIRNPSAKYEANGRAVLLITRKINNIEGGKVNLSETLSFKRNFNKYSDINGSYKKGKVTLKANLAYNDLLQWESHQFEFAIPDANILSDYLILVDKNDRVEINSGGGLFYQINDTDYFSANVTHRLQDNNAIIDTDTFLRQGTNEDDIITETDNENIKDFISGNLNYQKKLSAKTNMFAGLQYSSYDQRLNTEIANNFNATEFVISELRKQRYRINVLAYRLDFDEALTQGLKWEFGANISDARANALTNNEFLETDAILDIDYDYSEKNIAGYSTLSGKISEKIDFSAGLRIENNVVQGEEEAEDIPLVNRKNTNLFPKANLTVALDSTKNITFNYAKSIDRPNYSNASSIQVFFNPFLEGEGNVNLLPTLTDELSVVYQFAKNSISIEYYKRKNPMYYTISYTAGDDRAVFSLKNLERESGIDINFTAPMTKGIWTSSNTVSISTKNIRDASATSTSIRPYLYLYTDHQFKLRKDTVISLGGWGLTKRSEGIFERNPMLVLNAAITKTFFDRLKCSLRFNDITKAMNFEERYSINGVNAEGVYFVDAQEVAFSMKYSFGKTKEPDYKNKNVDENLDRIR, from the coding sequence TTGCAAAAAAATAGTTTTCTCTTTCTTGTTCTGTTCTGCAGTTTGATCAATGCGCAGACATCATTTACCATTACGGGCAGGGTCTTGGACAATGATAACAAGATGATTACCGTTGGGGACGTACTTCTTTTGGCCGATAAAGACAACACACTTATAAAGTATACCATTTTGAACGAATTGGGTTTCAAGTTGGAGGATATTGCGTCCGGAACGTATCGGATACAAATTTCAAGTTTGGGTTTTGAGACCTATGAGCGAAATTTAATTGTAGATAGGAACAAAGGATTATCCATAAAGTTAGAGCCTAGCACTACCACTTTGGAAGAAGTAGCGGTTATAGCTGCAAAACCTATCACAACCAACAAGAGGGGGGATTTAAAAATAGATGTGACCAACCCCGTGTTTTCATCGATTCCCGACCCTATGGAATTGTTGTCGAGGCTTCCAAGTCTTCAAGTAAGTGCCGATAGGGAATCGGTTTCGGTATTGGGTAAAGGTGCTCCCTTGATGTATATGGGTAATCAACGTATTTCAATGGAAGAGTTTTATGCAGTGGCTGTGGATGATATCAGTTCTATCGAGATTATTCGGAACCCTTCCGCAAAGTACGAGGCTAACGGTAGGGCGGTACTTTTGATAACCAGAAAGATAAATAATATAGAAGGCGGTAAGGTTAACCTCTCCGAAACATTATCATTTAAACGCAATTTCAATAAGTATAGCGATATCAACGGTAGTTATAAAAAGGGAAAAGTAACGCTAAAAGCTAATTTAGCATACAACGACTTGTTGCAATGGGAAAGCCATCAATTTGAATTTGCCATTCCTGATGCCAACATACTTTCGGATTATCTTATTTTGGTCGATAAGAATGACAGGGTAGAGATAAATTCAGGCGGTGGCCTATTCTACCAAATTAACGATACGGATTATTTTTCTGCAAATGTAACGCACCGTTTGCAAGACAACAATGCTATAATTGATACGGATACTTTTTTAAGGCAGGGCACCAATGAAGATGATATCATCACAGAAACGGACAATGAAAACATAAAGGATTTTATCAGCGGCAATTTAAATTATCAAAAAAAGCTAAGTGCCAAGACAAATATGTTCGCTGGGTTGCAATACTCATCCTATGATCAGCGTCTGAATACTGAAATCGCCAATAATTTCAATGCTACTGAATTTGTCATATCCGAACTACGCAAACAACGTTATCGCATTAATGTGCTGGCATATCGATTGGATTTTGACGAAGCTCTGACCCAAGGCCTAAAGTGGGAATTTGGGGCAAACATAAGCGATGCGAGAGCCAATGCCTTGACCAATAATGAATTTTTGGAAACGGATGCGATTTTGGATATAGACTACGATTATTCTGAAAAGAATATTGCCGGATATTCAACATTATCCGGAAAAATAAGCGAAAAGATAGATTTTAGTGCGGGGCTACGTATTGAAAACAATGTCGTGCAAGGCGAGGAAGAAGCGGAGGACATACCGTTGGTTAACAGAAAAAACACAAATCTGTTTCCCAAAGCGAACCTGACCGTTGCTTTGGATAGTACCAAGAACATAACTTTCAACTATGCAAAGAGTATAGACCGGCCCAATTATTCCAACGCAAGTTCCATCCAAGTATTTTTCAATCCGTTTTTGGAAGGGGAAGGGAATGTAAACCTACTTCCTACGCTGACCGATGAATTATCAGTGGTATACCAGTTCGCCAAGAACTCAATTTCAATTGAATATTATAAACGCAAAAACCCTATGTATTATACGATTAGCTATACGGCGGGTGACGATAGGGCTGTTTTTTCCCTTAAAAACCTTGAAAGGGAATCGGGTATCGATATCAATTTCACCGCTCCGATGACCAAAGGGATATGGACTTCATCCAATACGGTCTCTATATCAACTAAAAATATACGAGATGCTTCCGCTACAAGCACATCAATAAGACCTTATCTATATTTATATACTGACCATCAATTTAAACTCCGAAAAGATACCGTGATTTCTTTAGGGGGCTGGGGGTTGACAAAACGTTCCGAAGGTATTTTTGAGAGAAACCCCATGCTAGTGCTCAATGCGGCCATTACCAAAACTTTTTTTGACAGACTAAAATGTTCTTTGCGTTTTAATGACATCACCAAAGCCATGAATTTCGAAGAGCGCTATTCAATTAATGGGGTAAATGCCGAAGGAGTGTACTTCGTAGATGCCCAAGAGGTCGCTTTTTCAATGAAATATTCTTTTGGAAAGACCAAAGAACCAGATTATAAAAATAAAAATGTTGATGAAAATTTGGACAGAATACGATAG
- the gldA gene encoding gliding motility-associated ABC transporter ATP-binding subunit GldA has product MSIFVKSISKSFGTQKALDAISFSINKGEIVGFLGPNGAGKSTLMKILTTYHQADEGEAKVNDFDVLTDTKNVRQSIGYLPEHNPLYLDMYVKEYLAFNADVYKVSKDKITEVIKKTGLQPEAHKKIGQLSKGYRQRVGLAAALLHDPDVLILDEPTTGLDPNQLLEIRKLIKGIGKEKTILLSTHIMKEVEAVCDRVLIINKGVLVADKKLSDLRDEEEQIIEVEFDYRVEEAFLNKLPHVTHVKNVTGFVYEITFNTTTDMRPAVFDFAHDNELKTLQLNKKNRNLESLFTELTS; this is encoded by the coding sequence ATGTCCATATTTGTCAAAAGTATTTCCAAATCATTTGGTACGCAAAAAGCCTTGGATGCCATATCTTTTTCCATTAACAAGGGAGAAATCGTTGGTTTTCTTGGACCCAATGGTGCGGGAAAATCTACCCTTATGAAAATTTTGACCACATACCATCAGGCAGATGAAGGAGAGGCTAAAGTAAATGATTTTGATGTACTTACGGATACAAAAAACGTTCGGCAGAGTATTGGCTACCTACCCGAACATAACCCGTTATATTTAGATATGTACGTAAAGGAGTATTTGGCGTTCAATGCCGATGTATACAAGGTAAGTAAAGATAAAATCACCGAGGTCATCAAAAAAACCGGGCTGCAGCCGGAAGCCCACAAAAAAATCGGACAACTTTCAAAAGGATATAGACAACGTGTTGGATTGGCCGCAGCATTGCTTCATGATCCCGATGTGTTGATTTTGGATGAACCTACGACCGGACTTGACCCAAATCAATTACTTGAAATCAGGAAACTGATCAAAGGTATAGGAAAAGAGAAAACCATTTTGCTCTCTACGCATATCATGAAAGAGGTAGAAGCGGTCTGTGACCGTGTACTTATCATAAATAAAGGTGTTTTGGTCGCCGATAAAAAACTTTCGGACCTTAGGGATGAAGAGGAACAGATTATTGAAGTGGAATTTGATTATCGTGTAGAAGAAGCCTTTTTGAACAAACTACCGCATGTAACACATGTAAAGAACGTAACGGGGTTTGTATATGAAATCACTTTTAATACAACGACCGATATGCGACCGGCCGTATTTGACTTTGCCCATGACAACGAATTGAAAACACTACAATTGAACAAGAAGAATAGAAATCTGGAAAGTCTGTTTACCGAATTAACCAGTTAG
- a CDS encoding prephenate dehydrogenase, whose product MNVFVIGIGLIGGSFAKDIKRLRQDVTIYGIDTNESHLDQAQALNLIDVKSDHSELNKADMVMVSIPVNALVSELPRILDAVHDDCIVFDGGSTKKLICRTLENHPKRRNFLACHPIAGTEFSGPSAAINGLYDGKTNIICEVEKTAFKLQEKALQLFKDMGMRIRYMNAEAHDKHIAYVSHLSHISSFMLGKTVIEKEKNERDIFDMAGSGFESTVRLAKSSPAMWTPIFEQNKDNVVETLEEYIQNLKEFKALLEQGDYEGIYKAMNDTNKIKGILNGIPLNKKYK is encoded by the coding sequence ATGAATGTATTTGTAATCGGTATCGGTTTGATCGGAGGTTCTTTCGCAAAGGATATAAAACGTTTGCGCCAAGATGTTACCATCTATGGTATTGATACCAATGAGTCGCACTTAGACCAAGCACAGGCCTTGAATCTTATCGATGTAAAATCGGATCATTCCGAATTGAACAAAGCAGATATGGTTATGGTTTCCATTCCTGTAAACGCTTTGGTAAGCGAGTTGCCCAGAATACTGGATGCAGTACATGACGATTGTATTGTTTTTGATGGTGGTTCAACCAAAAAATTGATTTGTAGAACATTGGAAAACCATCCGAAACGAAGAAATTTTTTAGCTTGCCATCCTATAGCCGGAACAGAATTTTCTGGCCCCTCTGCGGCCATAAATGGGTTATATGATGGGAAAACAAATATCATTTGCGAAGTAGAAAAAACAGCGTTCAAATTACAGGAAAAAGCTTTGCAATTGTTTAAGGATATGGGAATGCGAATACGATATATGAATGCAGAGGCACATGATAAACATATCGCCTATGTTTCCCATTTATCCCATATCAGCTCCTTTATGCTGGGAAAAACGGTCATCGAAAAAGAAAAAAACGAACGCGATATTTTTGATATGGCCGGTAGTGGATTTGAAAGTACCGTTCGCCTTGCCAAAAGTTCCCCGGCCATGTGGACCCCTATTTTTGAGCAAAATAAAGATAACGTGGTGGAAACTTTGGAAGAGTACATCCAAAATCTAAAAGAGTTCAAGGCACTATTGGAGCAGGGGGATTATGAGGGAATATACAAGGCAATGAACGACACGAATAAGATAAAGGGAATATTAAACGGAATACCATTAAACAAAAAATATAAGTAA